A DNA window from Enterobacter asburiae contains the following coding sequences:
- the gap gene encoding type I glyceraldehyde-3-phosphate dehydrogenase, whose product MVKVGINGFGRIGRNFLRAALGNPDLQIVAINDLTDSKTLAHLLKHDSLLGKLPAPVEAADGALQVDGQRIAVFSERDPANIPWRDVGVDVVIEATGFFTEREKAAVHITHGGAKRVIISAPGKNDDLTIVMGVNHEQYDPARHAVVSNGSCTTNGLAPAAQVLHQQFGIEHGLMNTTHAYTNSQALHDQPEKDLRGARAAALSIVPYSSGAAKALGKVIPSLDGKLTGYSLRVPVPVVSIVDLTVTLSRNVTAEEVNDAFRNAAASGPLKGILGYSDEPLVSSDYQGDPRSSIIDGLSTLVIGGNMVKILAWYDNEWGFSNRLVDLAEWMDKKGL is encoded by the coding sequence ATGGTTAAGGTCGGTATTAACGGTTTCGGCCGTATCGGACGTAATTTCCTGCGCGCGGCGCTGGGTAACCCGGATCTGCAGATTGTGGCCATTAACGATCTGACGGACAGTAAAACCCTCGCCCACCTGCTGAAACATGATTCCCTTCTGGGCAAGCTTCCCGCCCCGGTTGAAGCGGCAGACGGCGCGCTGCAGGTAGACGGGCAGCGGATCGCCGTATTTAGCGAACGCGATCCGGCGAATATCCCGTGGCGTGACGTCGGCGTTGACGTGGTGATTGAGGCCACCGGTTTCTTTACCGAGCGGGAAAAAGCGGCGGTGCATATCACCCACGGCGGCGCCAAGCGCGTCATCATTTCCGCTCCCGGGAAGAACGACGACCTGACGATTGTGATGGGGGTTAATCACGAGCAGTACGATCCCGCCCGTCACGCGGTGGTGAGTAACGGGAGCTGCACCACGAACGGTCTGGCACCGGCCGCTCAGGTTCTGCATCAGCAGTTCGGGATTGAGCATGGCCTGATGAATACCACGCACGCCTACACCAACAGCCAGGCGCTGCACGATCAGCCGGAGAAAGATCTGCGCGGCGCGCGCGCGGCGGCGCTGTCGATTGTGCCTTACTCCAGCGGCGCGGCAAAAGCGCTGGGGAAAGTGATCCCCTCTCTGGACGGCAAACTGACCGGGTACTCCCTGCGCGTGCCGGTGCCGGTGGTGTCGATTGTGGATTTAACGGTAACGCTGAGCCGTAACGTAACCGCCGAAGAGGTGAATGACGCGTTCCGCAACGCGGCCGCCAGCGGGCCTCTGAAAGGCATTCTGGGCTATAGCGATGAACCGCTGGTCTCCAGCGATTACCAGGGCGACCCACGCTCCTCGATTATCGACGGGCTTTCCACGCTGGTGATTGGCGGGAACATGGTGAAGATCCTGGCGTGGTATGACAACGAGTGGGGCTTCTCTAACCGCCTGGTTGATCTGGCGGAGTGGATGGATAAGAAAGGGCTGTAA
- a CDS encoding GlxA family transcriptional regulator has translation MKKILIIVPDGGMLFEAAGIADILMQANRLHPEGLAQPRYRIIIATTQPHQVIHGQSGLNLLADYRLPELDPREPLDTIIITGRGMNEQESTAVVDWLHLAAPHARRVASICGGAMLLAQTGLLDGRRATTHWRLLETMQVQYPAIHVEGGPLYIQDGPIWTSGGVSSGFDLTLALVEDDYGFTLARDVAQDMVMYLRRPGGQLQFSRYSLQQPGTSGPISELQAWILQNLTADLCVENLAEKAAMSPRNFTRVFTRDAGVSPARYVTEARLAAARQLLEQTHDSLERVAEQSGFGTSINLRRIFEKQLHLTPGEYRQRFHCRKMA, from the coding sequence ATGAAGAAGATCCTGATTATTGTTCCCGACGGCGGCATGCTGTTTGAAGCCGCCGGTATCGCCGACATTCTGATGCAGGCCAACCGGCTGCATCCGGAAGGGCTTGCGCAGCCGCGCTACCGGATTATCATCGCCACCACCCAGCCTCACCAGGTGATCCACGGCCAGTCCGGCCTGAATCTGCTGGCGGACTATCGCCTGCCGGAGCTGGACCCGCGTGAACCGCTGGACACCATTATCATCACCGGACGCGGCATGAACGAGCAGGAGAGCACGGCGGTGGTGGACTGGCTGCACCTCGCTGCGCCGCACGCCCGGCGGGTAGCCTCCATCTGCGGCGGCGCGATGCTGCTGGCCCAGACCGGCCTGCTGGACGGTCGCCGTGCGACCACCCACTGGCGGCTGCTGGAGACGATGCAAGTCCAGTATCCGGCTATCCACGTCGAAGGCGGTCCGCTGTATATTCAGGATGGCCCCATCTGGACCTCCGGCGGCGTGAGTTCCGGGTTCGATCTGACCCTGGCGCTGGTGGAAGACGACTACGGATTTACCCTCGCCCGCGACGTGGCGCAGGACATGGTGATGTACCTGCGCCGTCCCGGCGGCCAGCTGCAGTTCAGCCGTTACAGCCTGCAGCAGCCCGGCACATCGGGCCCGATAAGCGAACTGCAAGCCTGGATCCTGCAGAACCTCACCGCCGACCTGTGCGTGGAAAATCTGGCCGAGAAAGCGGCGATGAGCCCGCGTAATTTCACCCGCGTGTTTACCCGCGACGCGGGAGTTTCTCCGGCCCGCTACGTAACCGAAGCGCGTCTGGCCGCGGCCCGCCAGCTGCTTGAGCAGACCCATGACTCCCTTGAGCGCGTTGCCGAGCAAAGCGGGTTTGGCACCAGCATTAACCTGCGCCGCATCTTTGAGAAACAGCTCCACCTCACGCCCGGCGAGTACCGCCAGCGCTTCCACTGCCGCAAAATGGCGTAA
- a CDS encoding fatty acid desaturase, whose translation MSQRSSLYLHPQQREQIRHLASGFLWRSELPTWLLIITIYAGWFATLAFWQTLGLLPATLLLIGFTAWYMSLQHELIHGHPTRFAWLNQLFGTLPLAVWYPYGLYRDSHLAHHRHHSLTHPVDDPESYYFTDESWARFSPWQKRMIRARNTFAGRLMLAPLLDILQTLGSAAAAFRHLQLRAMSMWLIHVLLLVALFAWMTHTGFSPVWFVLAVSYPALALTKIRSFFEHRAADDPLARSVINEAGLFWRVLFLNLNYHSVHHDLPGVPWYGLKAIYEQNREAYQQRNHGFLVRGYGEWLRQFWARPVDVTVHPAKQQGEGYE comes from the coding sequence ATGAGTCAACGAAGCTCCCTCTATTTACATCCGCAACAACGCGAACAAATCCGCCACCTTGCATCGGGTTTTTTATGGCGCAGCGAACTGCCCACGTGGCTGTTGATTATCACTATTTATGCAGGCTGGTTTGCCACGCTGGCGTTCTGGCAAACGCTCGGCCTGCTGCCCGCCACGCTCCTGCTCATCGGGTTTACCGCCTGGTACATGTCCCTGCAGCATGAGCTGATCCACGGGCACCCCACGCGTTTTGCCTGGCTCAACCAGCTGTTTGGCACGCTCCCGCTGGCGGTCTGGTATCCGTATGGCCTGTACCGGGACTCCCATCTCGCCCATCATCGGCACCATAGCCTGACCCATCCGGTGGATGACCCGGAGTCGTACTATTTTACCGACGAGAGCTGGGCGCGCTTTTCCCCCTGGCAGAAACGTATGATTCGGGCGCGGAATACCTTCGCCGGGCGGCTGATGCTGGCCCCGCTGCTGGATATCCTTCAGACGCTGGGCAGCGCTGCGGCGGCGTTTCGTCACCTTCAGCTGCGGGCAATGTCAATGTGGCTGATTCACGTTTTGCTGCTGGTGGCGCTCTTCGCCTGGATGACGCATACCGGCTTTTCACCCGTCTGGTTCGTGCTGGCGGTCAGCTATCCGGCGCTGGCGCTGACCAAGATCCGATCGTTTTTCGAACATCGCGCGGCGGACGACCCGCTGGCGCGCTCCGTTATTAATGAGGCGGGGCTGTTCTGGCGGGTGCTGTTTTTGAATCTCAACTACCATTCAGTACATCACGATCTGCCGGGCGTTCCCTGGTACGGGCTGAAGGCCATCTACGAGCAAAACCGGGAGGCGTACCAGCAGCGAAACCACGGTTTTCTCGTCAGGGGCTATGGTGAATGGCTGCGTCAGTTCTGGGCCAGGCCCGTCGACGTCACCGTTCATCCCGCAAAACAACAGGGGGAAGGGTATGAGTAA
- a CDS encoding phosphate/phosphite/phosphonate ABC transporter substrate-binding protein: MSNLLAFPMYAVDRANTRALWLAVKGLLAARGVFVDRDPGWPESDLLRHWQQPALILSQTCGYPLVTQLPDVQVVGCFHYAAPGCEGIQYRSFLAVREEDRHLTLAGFRGRRAVCNSPDSQSGYNALRKIVVPLASGGPFFAQTSFSGSHRQSLIDVKRGAWDIAAIDCVTWALLQRHEPERLAGLAVIDRTPLTPGLPLITSHNTSPETLNAIRDALHALVSSPEHREICDAVLIGGFSVVTREAYASLTA; the protein is encoded by the coding sequence ATGAGTAACCTGCTGGCGTTTCCCATGTATGCCGTGGATCGCGCCAATACCCGCGCGCTCTGGCTGGCGGTAAAGGGGCTGCTGGCCGCGCGCGGTGTGTTCGTCGATCGCGATCCCGGCTGGCCGGAGTCCGATCTGCTGAGGCACTGGCAACAGCCTGCGCTTATCCTCAGCCAGACCTGCGGTTATCCGCTGGTCACGCAGCTCCCGGACGTGCAGGTGGTCGGCTGTTTTCACTACGCGGCGCCGGGCTGCGAAGGGATCCAGTACCGCAGCTTTCTGGCGGTGCGCGAGGAGGATCGGCACCTGACGCTGGCGGGTTTTCGCGGACGTCGGGCGGTCTGTAATTCCCCGGATTCCCAGTCCGGCTACAATGCGCTGCGGAAAATAGTGGTTCCCCTGGCGAGCGGCGGTCCCTTTTTCGCGCAAACGTCCTTCAGCGGCAGCCATCGCCAGTCGCTGATTGATGTGAAACGCGGGGCGTGGGATATTGCGGCCATCGACTGCGTGACCTGGGCACTGCTGCAGCGCCATGAGCCGGAACGCCTTGCGGGACTGGCGGTCATTGACCGCACCCCGCTGACGCCGGGACTGCCCCTGATCACCTCGCATAACACCTCGCCTGAAACGCTTAACGCCATTCGCGATGCGCTCCACGCGCTGGTCAGTTCACCGGAACATCGGGAGATTTGCGACGCGGTGCTGATCGGCGGCTTTAGCGTGGTGACGCGCGAGGCCTACGCCTCATTGACCGCGTGA
- a CDS encoding LysR family transcriptional regulator gives MDIKQLKYLIALDETRHFGKAASQCNVTQPTLSMRIRSLEEELGLVLIVRGQRFEGFTPEGERILAWARALIAAHDGLQAEAALCKGQVVGELRLGMVPLASVDPMIFIRQLTQKYPELTYSLYSMSSAQIADGVSRNQLELGICYLNSIDTSLFDIIQLPKTKMGLLHDVRHFQLGQATLTWHDLTDFPLGFLTKGMHYRAHMEASFKSAGIEPTSVFESDSTFQIIQAVQSGVCCAVMPLNNGLEALNSNFRIVPIADANIEAPVGLIMRRQKPVSSLALRCFTDAQEIYHAVNEA, from the coding sequence ATGGATATTAAACAGTTAAAATATTTAATCGCACTCGACGAGACCCGGCACTTTGGTAAAGCGGCCTCGCAGTGCAACGTCACCCAGCCGACACTCTCCATGCGCATCCGCAGCCTGGAAGAGGAGCTGGGGCTGGTGCTGATCGTGCGCGGGCAGCGCTTTGAAGGGTTTACGCCGGAGGGGGAACGCATCCTCGCGTGGGCCCGCGCCCTGATTGCCGCACACGACGGGTTACAGGCGGAAGCCGCGCTGTGCAAAGGCCAGGTGGTGGGCGAATTACGTCTGGGGATGGTGCCGCTGGCGAGCGTGGATCCGATGATCTTTATTCGCCAGCTAACCCAAAAATACCCGGAGCTGACCTACAGCCTCTATTCCATGTCCTCAGCGCAGATCGCCGACGGCGTCAGCCGCAATCAGCTTGAGCTGGGAATTTGCTACCTCAACAGCATCGACACCAGCCTGTTTGACATTATCCAGCTGCCAAAAACAAAGATGGGCCTTCTGCACGACGTCCGCCATTTCCAGCTCGGCCAGGCAACGCTGACGTGGCACGACCTGACGGATTTTCCGCTGGGGTTCCTGACTAAAGGGATGCACTACCGGGCGCATATGGAGGCCAGCTTTAAATCTGCCGGCATCGAACCCACGTCCGTTTTCGAAAGCGACTCGACGTTCCAGATCATTCAGGCGGTTCAGAGCGGCGTGTGCTGCGCCGTCATGCCGCTGAACAACGGGCTGGAGGCACTGAACAGCAACTTCAGGATTGTGCCCATCGCCGACGCGAACATTGAGGCTCCCGTCGGCCTGATTATGCGCAGACAGAAGCCCGTCTCCTCGCTGGCGCTGCGCTGTTTTACAGACGCGCAGGAGATTTATCACGCGGTCAATGAGGCGTAG
- a CDS encoding FdhF/YdeP family oxidoreductase, protein MNKKRRSVPGIRHYDGPAGGWGALKATAIAVRTQMDTLDAPATLLRTNQPDGFDCPGCAWPDKEHKSTFQFCENGAKAVTWEATSKRVTPAFLAENSVSSLLAKSDFELEGYGRLTHPLRYDRASDTFRPVDWEEAFHRIGAVLRGLEPDQVEFYTSGRASNEAAYLFQLFAREYGTNNFPDCSNMCHEATSVGLPRSIGIGKGTVSLDDFDKTELVISIGHNPGTNHPRMMGTLHELARRNVPIIVFNPLRERALERFADPQSVIEMATYGSTDIASTYFQVKAGGDAAALKGIAKHLLEMEAERGDVLDHAFIAEHTQGIEDFAADIAQTRWDEIERESGLNRAALKKVADAYAKSNATIITYGMGITQHNKGTANVRLIADLLLLRGNIGKPGAGICPLRGHSNVQGNRTVGISEKPTPAFLNRLKDVFGFEPPSHHGHDAVQATQAMIDGRAKALICLGGNFAVAMPDHERGFPAMGNLDLSVHVGTKLNRTHLLVGKETFIFPCLGRTELDLQATGRQSITVEDSMSMVHASSGKLKPASPLLRSEPAIVAGMAKATLPETRVDWLTLVEDYDRIRDLIEQTIPGFENYNARIRVPGGFRMPLPPTQRIWPTATGKAMFSVFDGVHENASGEGEHVLRLITLRSHDQYNTTIYALDDRYRGVFGRRDVLFMNEDDMAQSGLEHGDRVDIETALPGSVQRLKDITVVAYSIAPGTVGAYYPEANVLVPLDYLDKDSGTPSYKSVPVRITLRSKEIRML, encoded by the coding sequence CCAGCCTGACGGTTTCGACTGCCCGGGCTGCGCGTGGCCGGATAAAGAACACAAGTCGACGTTCCAGTTCTGCGAGAACGGCGCCAAAGCCGTGACCTGGGAAGCCACCAGCAAGCGCGTTACCCCCGCGTTTCTGGCCGAAAACAGCGTCTCCTCGCTGCTGGCAAAATCGGACTTTGAACTGGAAGGCTACGGTCGACTGACGCATCCCCTGCGCTATGACCGGGCAAGCGATACCTTCCGGCCCGTCGACTGGGAAGAGGCGTTTCACCGCATCGGCGCAGTATTGCGCGGGCTCGAACCGGACCAGGTCGAGTTCTATACCTCCGGACGCGCCTCTAACGAAGCGGCGTATCTGTTCCAGCTGTTCGCTCGCGAATACGGCACCAATAACTTCCCCGACTGCTCGAATATGTGCCACGAGGCCACCAGCGTCGGTTTGCCGCGTTCGATTGGCATCGGGAAAGGCACCGTCTCGCTGGACGACTTCGATAAGACCGAGCTGGTGATCTCCATCGGCCACAACCCCGGCACCAACCATCCGCGAATGATGGGGACGCTCCACGAGCTGGCCCGTCGCAACGTGCCGATTATCGTCTTTAACCCGCTGCGCGAGCGCGCCCTCGAACGCTTCGCCGACCCGCAAAGCGTGATTGAAATGGCGACCTACGGCTCAACGGATATCGCCTCGACCTATTTCCAGGTGAAGGCCGGGGGCGATGCCGCCGCGCTGAAAGGCATTGCCAAACATCTGCTGGAAATGGAGGCCGAACGCGGTGACGTGCTCGACCATGCGTTTATTGCCGAACACACCCAGGGCATTGAGGACTTCGCCGCCGATATCGCGCAAACCCGCTGGGACGAGATCGAGCGCGAGTCGGGCCTGAACCGGGCGGCACTCAAAAAGGTGGCCGACGCCTATGCGAAATCAAATGCCACCATCATTACCTACGGGATGGGTATTACCCAGCACAATAAAGGTACGGCGAACGTCCGCCTGATCGCTGACCTGCTGCTGCTGCGCGGAAACATCGGCAAGCCCGGCGCGGGAATCTGCCCCCTGCGCGGCCACTCTAACGTTCAGGGTAACCGCACCGTCGGGATCAGCGAGAAGCCTACCCCGGCCTTCCTGAACCGTCTGAAGGACGTTTTCGGCTTTGAGCCGCCGTCTCACCACGGACACGATGCGGTGCAGGCCACGCAGGCGATGATCGACGGCCGCGCGAAGGCGCTCATCTGCCTCGGGGGTAATTTTGCCGTCGCGATGCCCGATCACGAGCGGGGTTTTCCGGCGATGGGTAACCTGGATTTGAGCGTGCACGTCGGGACCAAGCTCAACCGTACCCATCTGCTGGTGGGCAAAGAGACCTTTATCTTTCCGTGTCTCGGCCGCACCGAGCTGGATCTCCAGGCCACCGGCCGTCAGTCCATTACCGTCGAAGACTCCATGTCGATGGTGCACGCCTCGTCCGGCAAGCTGAAGCCCGCCTCACCGTTGCTCCGTTCGGAACCGGCTATCGTCGCCGGCATGGCGAAAGCCACGCTGCCGGAAACCCGCGTGGACTGGCTGACGCTGGTAGAAGATTACGACCGGATCCGCGATCTGATCGAGCAGACCATTCCGGGCTTTGAGAATTACAACGCGCGGATCCGCGTTCCCGGGGGCTTCCGTATGCCGCTGCCGCCGACGCAACGCATCTGGCCAACGGCGACGGGAAAAGCGATGTTCTCGGTGTTCGACGGCGTTCACGAGAACGCCAGCGGCGAAGGTGAGCACGTTCTGCGGTTAATCACGCTGCGCAGCCACGACCAGTACAACACCACCATTTACGCGCTGGACGACCGCTACCGCGGCGTGTTTGGCCGCCGCGACGTGCTGTTTATGAACGAAGACGATATGGCGCAGTCAGGCCTGGAACACGGCGACCGCGTGGATATCGAAACCGCCCTCCCCGGCAGCGTCCAGCGTTTGAAGGACATTACCGTGGTGGCGTACAGCATCGCGCCGGGCACCGTCGGCGCCTATTACCCGGAGGCCAACGTGCTGGTACCGCTTGATTATCTGGATAAGGACAGCGGTACGCCGTCTTATAAATCCGTTCCGGTTCGCATCACCCTGCGCTCGAAAGAGATCCGCATGCTGTAA